From the Parafrankia discariae genome, one window contains:
- a CDS encoding lanthionine synthetase C family protein produces MTEGQSLAEGAAGVALLHLEIGDWPAVYAALEHAVAGGVSVAESASLYYGVPALAFVLAGTDRPGLARATATAAAGTATLTRRRLDAAHRRIDDHQRPPYAEYDLIRGLTGLGVALRRIGDLDLLRDVLTYLVRLTEPIAGLPGWWCPHGPNRGQTVPGGHGNHGIAHGITGPLALLALAHLDGVRVDGHTEAITRIIGWLDDWQRRTRQGAAWWPQTVTLTEFEHGEPVQAGPLRPSWCYGTPGISRAQQLAARALGDTARQHNAETAFAACIADATQLGRLVDRGLCHGTAGLLTAGRRIVADALTPIPIRPLVLLHRQATAAVNEPFGFLDGSVGADLAAAGTGTSWDACLLLC; encoded by the coding sequence GTGACGGAGGGACAGTCTCTAGCCGAGGGCGCGGCCGGCGTCGCTCTTCTCCATCTGGAGATCGGCGACTGGCCGGCGGTGTACGCGGCGCTGGAGCATGCCGTCGCCGGCGGTGTCAGCGTCGCCGAGTCTGCCAGTCTCTACTACGGCGTTCCCGCCCTCGCATTCGTTCTCGCCGGCACCGACCGGCCCGGCCTCGCGCGAGCGACCGCGACCGCCGCAGCAGGGACCGCCACGCTGACCCGCCGTCGTCTCGATGCAGCCCACCGGCGCATCGACGATCACCAGCGCCCGCCGTACGCCGAGTACGACCTGATCCGCGGGCTGACCGGACTCGGTGTCGCCCTGCGCCGCATCGGGGATCTCGATCTGCTACGCGACGTTCTCACCTACCTGGTCCGCCTCACCGAACCGATCGCCGGCCTGCCCGGCTGGTGGTGCCCGCATGGCCCGAACCGCGGCCAGACCGTCCCAGGCGGGCACGGCAACCACGGGATCGCCCATGGCATCACCGGCCCGCTCGCGCTCCTGGCCCTCGCGCACCTCGACGGCGTCCGCGTCGACGGCCACACGGAGGCGATCACGCGGATCATCGGATGGTTAGACGACTGGCAGCGGCGCACCCGGCAGGGCGCCGCGTGGTGGCCGCAGACCGTCACGCTCACCGAGTTCGAGCACGGTGAGCCCGTCCAGGCCGGCCCGCTGCGGCCGTCGTGGTGTTACGGCACCCCCGGTATCTCCCGTGCCCAGCAGCTCGCCGCCCGCGCTCTGGGCGACACCGCCCGCCAGCACAACGCCGAGACCGCCTTTGCTGCCTGCATCGCCGACGCGACGCAGCTCGGCCGCCTTGTCGACCGTGGTTTGTGCCACGGCACCGCCGGGCTCCTCACCGCCGGACGCCGGATCGTCGCCGACGCGCTCACTCCGATCCCGATCAGGCCGCTGGTGCTCCTGCACCGGCAGGCCACCGCCGCGGTCAACGAGCCCTTCGGGTTCCTGGACGGTTCGGTCGGCGCGGACCTGGCCGCAGCCGGGACCGGGACCTCGTGGGACGCCTGTCTCCTGCTCTGCTGA